TTCGCCGACCTCTCGGGCGACAGCGGCGAGCACCACGAGGTGCCCGACGAGGACGGCCGGCTGCTTGTTCACGGCCTGTTGACGGCGACGATGCCGACGAAGATCGGCGGCGACCTCGACGTGCTCGCGCGAACGATGGAGTTCGACTTCCACAGGCCCGTCTACACTGACCAGCGGATCGTCTGCGAGGTCACCGTCGAGGCCGTCGACCGCGGCGGCGACGGCGACCGCGCGGAGGTCGAAGCCGACGTCGTCTGTCACCGCGACGGCGACGAGGTCGTCCTCACCGGCGGGTTCGAGGGCGTCGTGTT
This genomic stretch from Halobaculum roseum harbors:
- a CDS encoding dehydratase is translated as MDLDELPSPGTTLRHERTFTVEEVEAFADLSGDSGEHHEVPDEDGRLLVHGLLTATMPTKIGGDLDVLARTMEFDFHRPVYTDQRIVCEVTVEAVDRGGDGDRAEVEADVVCHRDGDEVVLTGGFEGVVLG